CTCATAACTTCTCTCAGACTGCCATCTTATCATGTTATGAGCAAGTGGGGCCAACCATTCCAGTATACTTGACATTGCATCATTCCATTCTTCTGCTAGACTTGGGTCATAGATGGATGATGATGAAGCCATGGTCTTCGTAAATGGCTTTAACTTGGTCTTAAGGGAAGCTCTGACACGTCCCGGTAACATATTGTACAGGTCATCTCTTGCATCGAGACCAATCAAGTGTGAAGAAGCTGCTAGCTTCTCAATCACAATGATAACATTTGCATAATGCAGTGCCAGAGCAGCAGCACCCAGTGTTTCAGGTGGAGGATTCAATAGCTTGCGGAGAGGTTTGAAGACCGATTGAGTATGATGAACTACTTTTCCAGGACAAAGAGGATTTGAATTAACATCTTTGGGATTCTGAATTCCATGATGAACACCATTTGTACTTGACTGGCAGTCAGTGAATAAGGCATTGTCCCAAGCCATACATCCTTTGAAAGGTCCTACTTGAGTCAGTCTACTGGGTCTTGTGGGAGCTTCCTTCCCAATTCCGGCAGTAGAGTGCCCATAAAACCTCCAAatcttgttctttttatttcttccaGTAACAGGTATTGATTGATTCGATTTCCTTCCAAGAGGACCTGAGTAAAAATTGACACTTGTATACTTTCCTAAAATCTGACCTGACTTAGTGGATGAGTCACCAAGAGGACCAGAATTAGAAATATTTGCTTTATTTGTTGTTCTACCAATTGGACCTGATCTGGCGGTAATAGCATTAAGGGGTCCTGAAGAAAATCTGGCAACACTATTCTGTGATGGGTTGAAAGAAGATTGCAATAATGTGGAAACCGATTGACTTCTATAAATGAAATCTGTGTTCAGGACACTTGAATTATTGGTTCCACCAACACCCACCATCTCTTGAATTCCAAAAACACGGTTGATCTTACAGAATATTGTGAATAAGGACCTTGCTAAAAGAAGTATTGTGTAATCGTATGTCCTGTTCCACAAAGAAATATCCTGCAAGTGCTTTACCTCCTGCCTCTTCAATGCAACCTTCTTCTGGTACTCCATTAAAGTTACACCATCTGATTCACCATGAGCCTTCACCCTAGTAAAAGTTTGCTCAAGATCAGCAAGCACTTCCATCTCTTGATACAAACTAGCATTAGTTGATATAAACTTTTCCAtccttttaatctttttttccaTCTTCTTGCCAGTGAATTCCCACCCATATGGATCAATACCTGTATTGATAAATTCGTAAAAGGCATTtccaaaacctttcaaaatcgGTTCGCTGCATTTCTTAGCAAGCCTGGCCACAAACTCTGCAACGTGTGCCAAATTCTCAAGTGTCTCCAAACAGATTAAACGTTCAATGAAATGATCATCATCTGAGACAAGCTTTCTTATGCCCACCGAATTTGTGATTTCCTCCCTTAGTTTAACAATCTGTTTATCACTCAGAGACTGCCATAAATTAACTACCTTTGACATCAAACTTGCTATTTCAAATGCTAATACTTCAATGACCACCTTATCAGAATTAGCATCATGCTTCCGAGGAGCTTTCCACAGACTACGAAACCATGATTCTGAAACCATTGCTTTTATTGGAAAATAAAACTGCGCTCTTTAAGATAAATCCACCTCCATAACTCTGCAATGTTCAGCAAATAAAGTGTAAAATGAGATACTTAAAATGGACATTGATATTCTTATACTCATTTCAGAGAAATTTCAGccagtataaaaaaaaaattcaaagctcAGATACCTGTCTCTACATAAAACCAAGAAGCTATTAACACCACATGTATGAAAGGAAACAAAAGACTGTCTACTGCGTTACTActtgacaataaaaaaaaaaaaaaagaactacaCAAAATATGCATAATGTCTTTTTCTTACctgatttgttttattattctgtCCTCACACCAGAAGAAGGAGAATAATGAGATTGAGCTCAAAGTAATTCACTATGGTCTCGAGCAAACTTATTTGGTACTCTTATTTCTCCCTGCCATCAAACACTTACAGTCATGCCAAGCTATTCAAAGTGATTTAACATTAAAACTACTACACTACATTATCTATCTTCTTTTTATTCAGATGATTCAAGCACAAAAATGTATCAGTTAGAAATTTAAAGCATTTGCTTCGTTTTTTTCTACCCACTCAATCTTTGTCCCCCTTCACAACATATGGTTCATATTTATTCCACATAAGCATTTTAAAAGAATGGATAGATAGGGCTCAAGTAAATATTCTTgatgttttacatgttttgTCAAGGTATACAATTCTAACAGATGTACTAACTCCTTGCATCAAATCATCAAAAAGTAGACTGGTATGAAGTGCCTCTCCCATACCAAAGAATTAACATATATTCCagtaaaagcaaaaataatgtttatattcTGTTTTGTTGCCCTCGTTGGTGTTTGCCCTTGCCCCTGTAGTTTCTGATGGGTAGAAATGCTTCACTGAGAAGCAACTATGGAATATAACTTCTCAATTATTTCAAGTAAATACAGCTGAAGAATatatactgaaaaaaaaaaaaatacaagacaTAAACCAAAATATGGATCTTATTCCCTGTCTACTCATTCATTATATCAAGAATTAACTGACATTCAAAGCTGAAAGAGACTACATTTTTTTCTGCACAGTTTCATATCAATTTACActgaaattataataacacaaatCCAAAATCTCATAATTAAACCCAAATCCAAGCAGCAAACCCAGATTCcagaactttattttttgttctccttgatatataaataaataaataaatatatatatatatatatatatatatatatatatatatatatatatatatatatatatatatatatatatgtcaacTTTACATCTTGTATGCTTATATGAATAATAACTATAGCAGCAAGAACTGAAATCTTAACAGCATCAAGTGATTGTAGCaaaagtgaagagaaatggTGTAGAATTAGTTGGAGAAATGAACAGGATGGAGCACAGTAGAttaatagagagagagagagagacagaaACTCACCGATCACGAAAAAAGAGGAACCCGTGAATCTTTGAGGAACAACAGAGAGAGAGTGTTAGGAAATAAGATGCACATGGAATGGAAACAAAGCAGAAACTCAGATACAGAGAGAAAGCGAGTGAAACTAATGACCccccaaaataaatatttcctttttcgaatttaaatattcaatcaaaTCAATATTTCACAACTCATTCAAAATCTACCATCacatttcttatatattattaaagaaaaaatagtaagTATTTCTGATcaaagtttctatttttttttttatgtttagaaTTGGTTCTAAATactaaattaacaaaatcatgtttatttaattgatattattttttataagtttttttttttttaaattttgatataaaattgaaactagtagatgtttaaaattgttatattttaacattgaaacaaaactatatcaacaatataaataagttaaatattaatattaatatatatttaacacgttaaataatataattggattaaaaaaattatataatttttttcaaaatttaagactaaaatgtatttaaatttcaaatagaaACAAACCTAAGTTAAAAttcagaa
Above is a genomic segment from Vigna radiata var. radiata cultivar VC1973A chromosome 10, Vradiata_ver6, whole genome shotgun sequence containing:
- the LOC106776124 gene encoding uncharacterized protein LOC106776124 produces the protein MVSESWFRSLWKAPRKHDANSDKVVIEVLAFEIASLMSKVVNLWQSLSDKQIVKLREEITNSVGIRKLVSDDDHFIERLICLETLENLAHVAEFVARLAKKCSEPILKGFGNAFYEFINTGIDPYGWEFTGKKMEKKIKRMEKFISTNASLYQEMEVLADLEQTFTRVKAHGESDGVTLMEYQKKVALKRQEVKHLQDISLWNRTYDYTILLLARSLFTIFCKINRVFGIQEMVGVGGTNNSSVLNTDFIYRSQSVSTLLQSSFNPSQNSVARFSSGPLNAITARSGPIGRTTNKANISNSGPLGDSSTKSGQILGKYTSVNFYSGPLGRKSNQSIPVTGRNKKNKIWRFYGHSTAGIGKEAPTRPSRLTQVGPFKGCMAWDNALFTDCQSSTNGVHHGIQNPKDVNSNPLCPGKVVHHTQSVFKPLRKLLNPPPETLGAAALALHYANVIIVIEKLAASSHLIGLDARDDLYNMLPGRVRASLKTKLKPFTKTMASSSSIYDPSLAEEWNDAMSSILEWLAPLAHNMIRWQSERSYEQQSFVSRTNVLLVQTLYFANQDKTEEVITELLVGLNYVWKYGRELNAKALAECGSFRVDSEYPNLNG